In Prescottella soli, a genomic segment contains:
- a CDS encoding NAD(P)/FAD-dependent oxidoreductase, giving the protein MSDQLLDDYDVVVIGGGAAGLEGALMLARARRTVLVVDAGDPRNAPAAGVHGFLSRDGLPPTELTAIGRDEVRRYGGRVVPGTVTDARRTDGGFTVTISGDRRVRARRLLVTTGLVDELPDVPGIRERWGRDVLHCPYCHGWEIGDQPVGVLATGPMSVHQALMFRQWTDDVVLFRHTGPEPSTEEREQLEARGIRVVDGVVDSLVIDGDHLTGVRLADGTVVARRALVVAPRFVARVDALTSLGLETELEPMSGGQFVPSDWSGLTKVPGVWAAGNVTDIKAQVLGAAAGAALAATALNNDLIAEDTNRAVAELRARQQKGA; this is encoded by the coding sequence ATGAGTGATCAGCTGCTGGACGACTACGACGTGGTGGTGATCGGCGGGGGCGCCGCCGGACTGGAGGGCGCGCTGATGCTGGCCCGCGCGCGCCGGACGGTCCTGGTGGTCGACGCCGGCGACCCGCGCAACGCACCGGCGGCCGGGGTGCACGGATTCCTGTCGCGCGACGGCCTGCCGCCCACCGAGTTGACCGCGATCGGGCGCGACGAGGTCCGCCGCTACGGCGGCCGAGTCGTCCCGGGCACCGTCACCGACGCCCGCCGAACCGACGGCGGTTTCACGGTGACGATCTCCGGTGACCGGCGGGTGCGCGCCCGGCGGCTCCTCGTGACCACCGGCCTCGTCGACGAACTGCCCGACGTTCCCGGGATCCGGGAACGCTGGGGACGCGATGTCCTGCACTGCCCGTACTGCCACGGCTGGGAGATCGGCGACCAACCGGTCGGCGTGCTCGCCACCGGACCGATGTCGGTGCACCAGGCACTGATGTTCCGGCAGTGGACCGACGACGTCGTGCTGTTCCGGCACACCGGACCCGAGCCGAGCACCGAGGAGCGCGAACAGCTCGAGGCGCGCGGCATCCGCGTCGTCGACGGCGTCGTGGATTCGCTGGTGATCGATGGCGACCACCTCACCGGTGTCCGGCTCGCGGACGGCACGGTCGTCGCGCGTCGAGCGCTGGTGGTGGCGCCGCGCTTCGTGGCCCGCGTCGACGCCCTCACCTCGCTGGGTCTCGAGACCGAGCTCGAGCCGATGTCCGGCGGACAGTTCGTACCGTCCGATTGGTCCGGACTGACGAAGGTGCCCGGGGTGTGGGCCGCGGGCAACGTCACCGACATCAAGGCGCAGGTACTGGGAGCCGCCGCGGGTGCCGCGCTGGCCGCCACCGCGCTCAACAACGATCTCATCGCCGAGGACACGAACCGTGCCGTCGCCGAACTTCGGGCACGGCAGCAGAAGGGAGCCTGA
- a CDS encoding class I SAM-dependent methyltransferase, whose amino-acid sequence MTDMTEVFDEDFWNERYRSSHRLWSGNPNPNLVNEVSGLAPATALDVGCGEGADAIWLARRGAAVTAIDLSTVAIERAAGHAADAGSDIAERITWQQADLLEWTPDNRTGYDLVTSQYVHLPTGPRELLYQRLAELVAPGGTLLIVGHHPSDLDTSIPRPPRPELFFTPEDVVALLDPQEWTVDTATATSRTVTHGDHEVTIHDSVVRAHRAG is encoded by the coding sequence ATGACCGACATGACCGAGGTGTTCGACGAGGATTTCTGGAACGAGCGCTACCGCTCGAGCCACCGCCTGTGGAGCGGGAACCCGAATCCCAATCTGGTGAACGAGGTTTCGGGCCTCGCCCCGGCGACGGCACTGGATGTCGGCTGCGGTGAGGGCGCCGACGCCATCTGGCTCGCCCGGCGCGGCGCGGCGGTGACAGCCATCGATCTGTCCACCGTTGCGATCGAACGCGCCGCCGGTCACGCGGCCGACGCCGGCAGCGACATCGCCGAGCGGATCACGTGGCAGCAGGCGGACCTGCTCGAGTGGACTCCGGACAACAGGACGGGGTACGACCTTGTGACCTCGCAGTACGTACACCTGCCGACCGGCCCGCGCGAGCTGCTGTACCAGCGCCTCGCAGAGCTGGTCGCACCCGGCGGCACTCTGCTGATCGTCGGCCACCACCCGTCGGACCTGGATACCAGCATCCCGCGCCCGCCCCGGCCGGAACTGTTCTTCACCCCGGAAGATGTTGTGGCGCTGCTCGATCCGCAGGAATGGACGGTCGACACCGCGACCGCGACGTCGCGGACCGTCACCCACGGCGACCACGAGGTCACCATCCACGACTCGGTCGTGCGGGCGCACCGAGCGGGCTGA
- a CDS encoding enoyl-CoA hydratase, translated as MMRRGRKTLIALDSGDWCFGRVVGRRRGGSGIRVQLLKNDAGEKYPTFTIADAKSGDGFAL; from the coding sequence ATGATGCGACGCGGACGTAAGACGCTGATCGCACTCGACAGCGGCGACTGGTGCTTCGGCAGGGTCGTCGGACGACGCCGGGGCGGGTCCGGGATCCGCGTTCAGCTACTGAAGAACGACGCGGGCGAGAAGTACCCCACTTTCACAATCGCCGACGCGAAATCGGGGGACGGCTTCGCCCTGTGA
- a CDS encoding VOC family protein — MAVGHLGSITMDCADPPALARFWCDILGGRITNSNEKFVSMEAPDAMLTMIRVPEYRAPSWPDNAVPTQIHLDLVVDDLDAAETEAVRLGARIAPEQYAPDKCRVLLDPAGHPFCVCRPPGGRRLGA; from the coding sequence ATGGCCGTTGGACATTTGGGTTCGATAACAATGGACTGCGCGGATCCGCCCGCGCTCGCCCGCTTCTGGTGCGACATCCTGGGCGGCAGGATCACCAACTCCAACGAGAAGTTCGTGAGCATGGAGGCCCCCGACGCGATGCTGACGATGATCCGCGTGCCGGAATACCGGGCACCGTCCTGGCCGGACAACGCCGTGCCGACGCAGATCCATCTCGACCTCGTCGTCGACGACCTCGATGCCGCCGAGACCGAGGCGGTGCGGCTCGGAGCGCGCATCGCCCCGGAGCAATACGCCCCCGACAAGTGCCGGGTGCTGCTCGACCCCGCAGGCCATCCTTTCTGCGTCTGCCGTCCGCCCGGAGGGCGAAGACTGGGAGCGTGA
- a CDS encoding nuclear transport factor 2 family protein yields the protein MRISEIATILAWHDALNSSDIDTLLAVSSDDIELGGSEGAAQGLTALREWADSAGLTLVPGRMFMHDGVVVVEEQATWAAKPGESKTVGTAFRVVNDQVTAVFRHDTLESALEATDLTEKDLVTDI from the coding sequence ATGCGCATCTCGGAGATCGCCACGATTCTCGCGTGGCATGACGCCCTCAACTCGTCCGACATCGACACGCTCCTCGCGGTCTCGAGCGACGACATCGAACTGGGAGGTTCGGAAGGTGCCGCGCAGGGCCTGACCGCGCTGCGGGAATGGGCCGATTCAGCGGGACTTACACTGGTCCCCGGCCGGATGTTCATGCACGACGGAGTCGTCGTCGTCGAGGAGCAGGCCACCTGGGCGGCCAAGCCGGGCGAGTCGAAGACCGTTGGCACCGCCTTCCGCGTCGTGAACGACCAGGTGACCGCTGTCTTCCGGCACGACACGCTCGAATCGGCACTGGAGGCCACCGATCTCACCGAGAAGGATCTCGTCACCGACATCTGA
- a CDS encoding threonine/serine ThrE exporter family protein yields MRRFAASIGSLVKDRRATVDTVTAAPTPLQPIDLTDDARVAEVLDLAVRIGDLLLASGTSAVDTATQVRFVAATYGLAQCDVDVTYNSIVLSAHRGPLIPPASTMRIVHYRSMDFTRLAAADRLTRRIRLEAITPAQAHAALDAIVSAPHPYNRWIATLGWAGVAAAVAVLLGAGPFITIVAFLTTVVIDRVNRVLNRFGLPYFFQQMMGGLIAATPAMALYAVRDHLGVEVRPSLIIAAGVVVLLSGLSLVGSVQDAITGAPITASARFFEVVMMTGGIIAGVALSLRVASALGADLPLISNVPPPDITQLPVKVIAGALTSMFFALACYAERRALTAAGLGGAAGLLFFVLAQSMGIGPVISSAIAATVVGFAGGLMARRALTPPLVVAVAGITPLLPGLSLYRGLYAMLNDEVIVGLTALLGAFGVGCALAAGVTLGEWGARTLRRPPRRRNATLRRNTTLRRPRFGRRSVTMSNSVSDSVTRNVT; encoded by the coding sequence GTGCGCAGGTTCGCGGCGTCGATCGGAAGTCTCGTCAAGGACCGTCGGGCGACGGTCGACACGGTCACAGCGGCTCCCACACCGCTGCAGCCGATCGACCTCACCGACGACGCCCGCGTTGCCGAGGTACTCGACCTCGCGGTGCGTATCGGGGACCTGCTGCTGGCGTCGGGCACCTCCGCGGTCGACACCGCCACGCAGGTCCGCTTCGTCGCCGCGACGTACGGCCTGGCACAGTGCGACGTCGACGTCACCTACAACTCGATCGTGCTCTCCGCGCACCGCGGGCCTCTGATCCCGCCGGCGAGCACGATGCGGATCGTGCACTACCGGTCGATGGACTTCACCCGCCTCGCGGCCGCCGACCGCCTCACCCGGCGGATCCGGCTCGAGGCGATCACCCCGGCGCAGGCACACGCCGCCCTCGATGCCATCGTCTCCGCGCCGCACCCCTACAACCGCTGGATCGCGACGCTCGGCTGGGCCGGCGTGGCCGCCGCGGTCGCCGTGCTGCTCGGCGCCGGCCCGTTCATCACGATCGTCGCGTTCCTCACCACCGTGGTGATCGACCGCGTCAATCGGGTCCTCAACCGGTTCGGGCTGCCCTACTTCTTCCAGCAGATGATGGGCGGGCTGATCGCGGCCACTCCGGCGATGGCGCTGTACGCGGTCCGGGATCACCTGGGGGTGGAGGTCAGACCATCGCTGATCATCGCGGCCGGGGTGGTGGTGCTGCTGTCCGGCCTGTCGTTGGTCGGTTCGGTGCAGGACGCCATCACCGGCGCGCCGATCACGGCTTCGGCCCGGTTCTTCGAAGTCGTGATGATGACCGGCGGCATCATCGCCGGTGTCGCGCTGTCCCTGCGGGTCGCGAGCGCGCTCGGCGCGGACCTGCCGCTCATCAGCAACGTCCCGCCCCCCGACATCACCCAACTTCCTGTGAAGGTGATCGCGGGCGCGTTGACGTCGATGTTCTTCGCACTCGCGTGCTACGCCGAGCGGCGGGCGCTGACGGCCGCCGGTCTGGGCGGCGCCGCGGGCCTGCTCTTCTTCGTGCTCGCGCAGAGCATGGGCATCGGCCCGGTGATCTCGTCGGCGATCGCGGCGACCGTGGTCGGTTTCGCGGGCGGTCTCATGGCACGACGGGCGCTGACCCCGCCACTCGTCGTGGCGGTGGCGGGCATCACGCCGCTGCTGCCGGGTCTGTCCTTGTATCGCGGTCTGTACGCGATGTTGAACGACGAGGTGATCGTCGGCCTGACCGCGCTGCTGGGCGCGTTCGGTGTCGGGTGCGCGCTGGCGGCGGGCGTCACGCTCGGCGAATGGGGCGCTCGGACGTTGCGGCGCCCGCCACGGCGCCGCAATGCGACATTGCGCCGAAACACGACGCTGCGCCGCCCGCGATTCGGGCGACGCAGCGTGACGATGAGCAATTCCGTGTCCGACTCCGTGACTCGGAACGTCACGTAG
- a CDS encoding MbtH family protein, with the protein MSTNPFDDEDGRFYVLVNDEDQHSLWPTFSEVPQGWRIVFGEDSRQACVEYVEKNWTDMRPKSLREAMEQDQKNAEK; encoded by the coding sequence ATGAGCACCAATCCGTTCGACGACGAAGACGGCCGCTTCTACGTGCTGGTCAACGACGAAGACCAGCATTCCCTGTGGCCCACGTTCTCCGAGGTCCCCCAGGGCTGGAGGATCGTCTTCGGCGAGGATTCGCGTCAGGCGTGCGTCGAATACGTCGAGAAGAACTGGACCGACATGCGGCCGAAGAGCTTGCGTGAGGCCATGGAGCAGGACCAGAAGAACGCCGAGAAGTAA
- a CDS encoding lysine N(6)-hydroxylase/L-ornithine N(5)-oxygenase family protein — translation MTDSQRADGDETLDVVGIGFGPSNLALAIAIEEHNAECHPDERITACFFEKQDEFGWHRGMLLDGATMQIAFPKDLVTFRNPRSGYSFFSYLHDRGRLVDFVNHQTFFPTRVEFQDYLQWAAGRVAADVRYGTTVAVVEGIDDGGAVDRFALSLSDGTVVRARNVVVGAGLRERLPEWATPSARCFHNHQFLFHIAELPEPVHQRFVVLGAGQSAAEVVQYLHGNYPEAEVHSVFSRFGFSPADDSPYANRIFDPGTVDELHAASTAERERLLELHRGTNYSVVDIELINALYAAEYQERVRGEQRLFMRRASEVSAVREDADGIEVSVHSTLDGLTDTLVCDALVLATGFSATPLDSLFGESFPGVGLDRGVGRDYRLDAGPDVTGGIYLQGGTEKTHGLTASLLSNVAVRAGEILNSILAHRDISGRLARLNAANPYATSEVR, via the coding sequence ATGACTGACAGTCAACGAGCCGACGGTGACGAAACGCTCGACGTGGTCGGGATCGGGTTCGGTCCGTCTAACCTCGCACTCGCGATCGCGATCGAGGAGCACAACGCGGAGTGCCACCCCGACGAGCGGATCACCGCGTGCTTCTTCGAGAAGCAGGACGAGTTCGGCTGGCATCGCGGCATGCTCCTCGACGGCGCGACCATGCAGATTGCGTTCCCCAAGGATCTCGTCACGTTCCGCAACCCGCGCAGCGGGTACAGCTTCTTCTCGTATCTGCACGATCGCGGACGGCTCGTCGACTTCGTGAACCACCAGACGTTCTTTCCCACGCGGGTGGAGTTCCAGGACTATCTGCAGTGGGCGGCCGGGCGCGTCGCCGCCGACGTCCGGTACGGCACCACCGTCGCCGTGGTCGAGGGGATCGACGACGGGGGAGCGGTGGACAGGTTCGCGCTCTCGCTCTCGGACGGCACCGTCGTCCGGGCCCGAAATGTCGTGGTGGGTGCGGGATTGCGGGAACGGCTGCCGGAGTGGGCGACGCCGTCGGCCCGGTGTTTCCACAACCACCAGTTCCTGTTCCACATCGCGGAGTTGCCGGAGCCGGTGCATCAGCGATTCGTCGTCCTCGGCGCCGGCCAGAGCGCGGCAGAGGTGGTGCAGTACCTGCACGGCAACTATCCCGAGGCCGAGGTTCACAGCGTGTTCTCCCGGTTCGGGTTCAGCCCGGCCGACGACAGCCCGTACGCGAACCGGATCTTCGATCCGGGCACCGTGGACGAACTGCACGCCGCGTCCACGGCGGAGCGTGAACGCCTGCTCGAGCTGCACCGCGGCACCAACTACTCGGTGGTCGACATCGAACTGATCAACGCGCTGTACGCCGCCGAGTACCAGGAGCGGGTGCGCGGCGAGCAGAGGCTGTTCATGCGACGTGCGTCCGAGGTCAGTGCGGTGCGCGAGGACGCCGACGGCATCGAGGTGTCGGTGCACAGCACCCTCGACGGCCTCACCGACACGCTCGTGTGCGACGCGCTGGTGTTGGCCACCGGGTTCTCGGCGACCCCGCTCGACTCGCTGTTCGGCGAGTCGTTTCCCGGCGTGGGGCTAGATCGCGGCGTCGGCCGCGATTACCGCCTCGACGCCGGACCGGACGTCACCGGGGGCATCTACCTGCAGGGCGGAACGGAGAAAACACACGGCTTGACGGCGTCATTGCTGTCCAATGTTGCAGTGCGCGCGGGAGAGATACTCAATTCGATTCTCGCTCATCGAGATATCAGCGGACGCCTTGCTAGGCTGAACGCAGCCAACCCGTACGCAACAAGCGAGGTCAGATGA